The following are from one region of the Cryptomeria japonica unplaced genomic scaffold, Sugi_1.0 HiC_scaffold_763, whole genome shotgun sequence genome:
- the LOC131077506 gene encoding ATP synthase subunit 9, mitochondrial, whose translation MSPWRDLCYGAETAEKLLEMLEGAKSIGAGAATIASAGAAAGTGNVFSPSIHPVARNPSLAKQSFGHAISGFAPTEAIASSASTTAFPIPFVFRSFRRGVSRVTSI comes from the coding sequence ATGTCGCCATGGCGGGATTTATGCTATGGAGCGGAAACCGCCGAGAAACTTCTCGAGATGCTGGAGGGTGCGAAATCAATAGGTGCCGGAGCAGCTACAATTGCTTCAGCGGGAGCTGCTGCCGGTACTGGAAACGTTTTTAGTCCCTCGATTCATCCCGTCGCGCGGAATCCATCATTGGCTAAACAATCATTCGGTCACGCCATTTCGGGGTTTGCTCCAACCGAAGCTATTGCATCGTCCGCGTCGACGACGGCCTTTCCGATCCCATTCGTCTTCCGAAGTTTCCGCCGGGGGGTGAGTCGAGTAACAAGTATATAA